A single window of Jiangella alkaliphila DNA harbors:
- a CDS encoding Ldh family oxidoreductase: MSDQPRLYRPADLTAFTTAVLRAAGCSATEAARVASCLVEADARGLPSHGLLRLPLYVSSVDAGGIVPDAPMTWAHEHGATATLDAGFGFGHTAIELAIERAGELAGRYGCAVVGVRRSTHFGMAAPWVERLAARGIVTFVLSNTGPSMAPYGSAEPLLGTNPISIGFPVDGRPPVVLDMATSAGAFGRIVAAAKNGDDIPAGWALDAAGAPTTDPEAALKGVLLPFGEHKGSGLAIAIELLAAALPGALLSHQITDIWVDPGSRMGTGHLVIAIQPGSLTGTGVYTERAVELTDRVASSTLAAGHPAVRLPGDVERHQSEAAHAGGVALAESTTEDLDRLAIRFALTHIQPIGTTDTSHRNGAKE, encoded by the coding sequence TTGAGCGACCAGCCACGGCTGTACCGTCCCGCCGACCTGACGGCCTTCACCACCGCGGTCCTGCGGGCGGCCGGCTGCTCCGCGACCGAGGCCGCCCGAGTCGCGTCGTGCCTGGTCGAGGCCGACGCGCGCGGCCTGCCCTCGCACGGGCTGTTGCGGCTGCCGCTGTACGTGTCGTCGGTCGACGCCGGCGGGATCGTGCCGGACGCGCCGATGACGTGGGCGCACGAGCACGGCGCGACGGCGACGCTGGACGCCGGCTTCGGGTTCGGCCACACCGCCATCGAGCTGGCCATCGAGCGCGCCGGCGAGCTGGCCGGACGCTACGGCTGCGCGGTCGTCGGGGTACGCCGGAGCACCCACTTCGGCATGGCCGCTCCCTGGGTGGAGCGACTGGCCGCGCGCGGTATCGTGACGTTCGTGCTGTCGAACACCGGCCCGTCGATGGCACCGTACGGTTCGGCCGAGCCGCTGCTGGGCACCAACCCCATCTCGATCGGTTTCCCGGTCGACGGCCGGCCGCCGGTGGTGCTCGACATGGCCACGTCCGCCGGCGCGTTCGGGCGCATCGTCGCCGCGGCGAAGAACGGCGACGACATCCCGGCGGGCTGGGCGCTGGACGCCGCGGGCGCGCCGACCACCGACCCGGAGGCCGCGCTCAAGGGCGTGCTGCTCCCGTTCGGCGAGCACAAGGGGTCGGGCCTGGCCATCGCCATCGAGCTGCTGGCCGCGGCGTTACCAGGCGCGCTGCTCAGCCACCAGATCACCGACATCTGGGTCGACCCTGGCTCACGCATGGGCACCGGGCACCTCGTCATCGCGATCCAGCCGGGCAGCCTCACCGGCACCGGCGTCTACACCGAGCGGGCGGTCGAGCTGACCGACCGGGTCGCGTCGTCGACGCTCGCCGCCGGCCACCCCGCGGTCCGGCTGCCCGGCGACGTCGAGCGGCACCAGTCCGAGGCGGCGCACGCCGGCGGCGTCGCCCTGGCCGAGAGCACGACGGAGGACCTCGACCGGCTCGCGATCCGGTTCGCACTCACCCACATCCAGCCCATCGGCACCACCGACACCTCTCACCGCAACGGAGCAAAGGAGTAG
- a CDS encoding type 1 glutamine amidotransferase domain-containing protein — translation MGALEGSSILFITAHEFEDVEVLYPLLRFSEEGAAITITYPPKDMPGHFSPRSYAPDKPITGRFGTTIPFVVLEEGKRWRQAPTADVSVDDYDAVYLPGGFGPDAVRLHAPSRRLVAEAHRAGKVIASICHGPQIMISTDLHEGTDLIRGRRCTAYAAVQDDLKNAGGVFVDEPAVVDGNVVTGRVPDDLPEFCKAAIEVIAKTRA, via the coding sequence GTGGGGGCCCTGGAAGGCAGCAGCATCCTCTTCATCACCGCGCACGAGTTCGAAGACGTCGAGGTCCTGTACCCGCTGCTCAGGTTCAGCGAGGAGGGCGCGGCGATCACCATCACGTACCCGCCCAAGGACATGCCCGGGCACTTCTCGCCCCGGTCCTACGCCCCCGATAAGCCGATCACCGGCCGGTTCGGCACCACCATCCCGTTCGTGGTGCTCGAGGAGGGCAAGCGCTGGCGCCAGGCGCCCACTGCCGACGTCTCCGTCGACGACTACGACGCGGTCTACCTGCCCGGCGGCTTCGGCCCCGACGCGGTCCGGCTGCACGCGCCATCGCGGCGGCTGGTCGCCGAGGCGCACCGCGCCGGCAAGGTCATCGCGTCCATCTGCCACGGCCCGCAGATCATGATCTCGACCGACCTGCACGAGGGCACCGACCTCATCCGCGGCCGCCGCTGCACCGCCTACGCCGCGGTGCAGGACGACCTGAAGAACGCGGGCGGCGTCTTCGTCGACGAGCCGGCGGTGGTCGACGGGAACGTCGTCACCGGACGCGTCCCCGACGACCTGCCGGAGTTCTGCAAGGCCGCCATCGAGGTCATCGCCAAGACGAGGGCCTGA
- a CDS encoding SDR family oxidoreductase codes for MTTTNAGPLTGRVAVVTGATSGIGAETARRFAADGAAVAVLGRREDRLKALATEIGALAVPVDVTDQDAVGAAAATVRAEFGRADLVVANAGVMLAAPFESADTREWDQMIGTNITGLLHTGRAFADDLIATAAGGGAADLVHVGSVGGHMVFPDYAVYCATKAAVAHLTRNLRAELGPRKVRVKNVEPGFVGTELGAGMQHDGNREQLTGWRESMEILVPEDIADVIAYAVAAPPRVNVAELVVVPVEQG; via the coding sequence ATGACCACAACCAACGCAGGACCCCTGACCGGCCGCGTCGCGGTCGTCACCGGCGCCACCAGCGGGATCGGCGCCGAGACCGCCCGCCGGTTCGCCGCCGACGGCGCCGCCGTCGCCGTCCTCGGGCGGCGCGAGGACCGTCTGAAGGCCCTCGCCACCGAGATCGGCGCCCTCGCGGTGCCCGTCGACGTCACCGACCAGGACGCCGTCGGGGCCGCGGCCGCGACCGTCCGGGCCGAGTTCGGCCGGGCCGACCTCGTCGTCGCCAACGCCGGCGTCATGCTGGCCGCGCCGTTCGAGTCCGCCGACACCCGCGAGTGGGACCAGATGATCGGCACCAACATCACCGGCCTGCTGCACACCGGCCGGGCGTTCGCCGACGACCTGATCGCGACGGCGGCCGGCGGGGGCGCGGCCGACCTGGTGCACGTCGGCTCCGTCGGCGGGCACATGGTGTTCCCCGACTACGCCGTCTACTGCGCGACGAAGGCGGCCGTGGCGCACCTGACCCGCAACCTGCGCGCTGAGCTCGGGCCGCGCAAGGTCCGGGTCAAGAACGTCGAGCCCGGTTTCGTCGGCACCGAGCTCGGTGCCGGCATGCAGCACGACGGCAACCGCGAGCAGCTGACCGGGTGGCGCGAGTCCATGGAGATCCTCGTGCCCGAGGACATCGCCGACGTGATCGCCTACGCCGTTGCCGCCCCGCCGCGGGTCAACGTCGCCGAGCTGGTCGTTGTGCCGGTGGAGCAGGGCTGA
- a CDS encoding helix-turn-helix transcriptional regulator, giving the protein MADGDNRLGEYLRARRELAQPADVGLPGGFGRRRVPGLRREEVAMLAGVSADYYVRLEQGRDKHPSEQVIEALAGVLGLDDDAVAHVRELARPVSRRRRPRPRAERVSPGAERLIHSWAFTPALVYGRYLDVLAANALAGALNSCLRAGENQVRAFFLDPVARDVYPEWDIIAAETVATLRATAGADLDDPRLTELVGELSLKSEEFRRLWARHDVRVKVSGTKRFRHPMVGDLTLDYETLAITGSPGQLVIAYHAEPGSPSEQALALLSSTVGATTQAPVRPAESTR; this is encoded by the coding sequence ATGGCGGACGGCGACAACCGGCTCGGCGAGTACCTGCGCGCACGGCGTGAGCTGGCGCAGCCGGCCGACGTCGGGCTGCCCGGCGGGTTCGGCCGGCGGCGGGTGCCGGGGCTGCGCCGCGAAGAAGTGGCGATGCTGGCCGGCGTCAGCGCCGACTACTACGTCCGGCTCGAGCAGGGCCGCGACAAACACCCGTCCGAGCAGGTCATCGAGGCCCTGGCCGGTGTGCTCGGGCTCGACGACGACGCCGTCGCCCACGTCCGTGAGCTGGCCCGGCCGGTGAGCCGCCGTCGCCGGCCGCGCCCGAGGGCGGAACGGGTCAGCCCGGGCGCGGAACGGCTGATCCACAGCTGGGCGTTCACGCCGGCCCTGGTCTACGGCCGCTACCTCGACGTGCTGGCCGCGAACGCGCTGGCCGGCGCGTTGAACTCGTGCCTGCGCGCGGGCGAGAACCAGGTGCGCGCGTTCTTCCTCGACCCGGTCGCGCGCGACGTCTATCCCGAGTGGGACATCATCGCCGCCGAGACCGTGGCCACCCTGCGCGCGACCGCGGGCGCCGACCTCGACGACCCGCGGCTGACCGAACTGGTCGGTGAGCTGTCGCTGAAGAGCGAGGAGTTCCGCCGGCTGTGGGCCCGCCACGACGTCCGGGTGAAGGTGTCCGGCACGAAGCGCTTCCGGCACCCGATGGTCGGCGACCTCACCCTCGACTACGAGACGCTGGCCATCACCGGTTCGCCCGGCCAGCTGGTCATCGCCTACCACGCGGAGCCGGGCAGCCCGTCCGAGCAGGCGCTGGCGCTGCTCAGCAGCACGGTCGGCGCCACGACGCAGGCGCCGGTCAGGCCGGCCGAATCAACCCGCTGA
- a CDS encoding FKBP-type peptidyl-prolyl cis-trans isomerase, with protein MGCSGDGPDDDTSARDQASTTEPSVPAGPSAPAEPPPAEAPPADHEADVAALAGVTLTGNPGTMPFFNVETPLALTGEVARVADVGAGPVVESGDAVAVHVASFNPDTQTIEASSYEQGPELLLAEPGGLPQALLDSMLGAQVGSRVLFGAPADGHTTIYSFEILGTGPVFERAEGTAVTPPAGLPVVTLAADGTPALTPAEGEPPAGMVVQPLITGAGDPVSADSWLVVNSSTWLWDGTEVFSTWQGGTTTVMRLADAMTGWQEGLAGQTIGSQVLLVLPPDKAFGAEGTEEVPAGSTVVVVVDILAGM; from the coding sequence GTGGGGTGCTCCGGAGACGGGCCGGACGACGACACGTCCGCCCGCGACCAGGCATCGACCACCGAGCCGTCCGTGCCTGCCGGGCCGTCCGCGCCTGCCGAGCCGCCCCCGGCCGAGGCCCCTCCCGCCGACCACGAGGCCGACGTCGCCGCCCTGGCCGGCGTCACGCTGACCGGGAACCCGGGCACCATGCCGTTCTTCAACGTGGAGACACCACTCGCCCTCACCGGGGAGGTCGCCCGGGTGGCGGACGTCGGCGCCGGCCCGGTCGTCGAGTCGGGCGACGCCGTGGCCGTGCACGTCGCATCCTTCAATCCGGATACCCAGACCATCGAGGCCAGCTCCTACGAGCAGGGCCCCGAGCTGCTGCTGGCCGAGCCGGGCGGCCTGCCGCAGGCGCTGCTCGACTCGATGCTGGGGGCGCAGGTCGGCTCCCGGGTCCTGTTCGGCGCTCCGGCCGACGGTCACACGACGATCTACTCGTTCGAGATCCTCGGCACGGGCCCGGTCTTCGAGCGGGCCGAAGGCACCGCGGTGACTCCGCCGGCCGGCCTGCCGGTCGTCACCCTCGCCGCCGACGGCACGCCCGCCCTGACGCCGGCCGAGGGCGAGCCGCCGGCCGGCATGGTGGTGCAGCCGCTGATCACGGGGGCGGGCGACCCCGTCAGCGCGGACTCCTGGCTGGTCGTCAACTCCAGCACCTGGCTGTGGGACGGGACCGAGGTGTTCTCGACGTGGCAGGGCGGCACCACGACGGTCATGCGGCTGGCCGACGCGATGACCGGCTGGCAGGAGGGGCTGGCGGGCCAGACGATCGGCAGCCAGGTGCTGCTGGTGCTGCCGCCCGACAAGGCGTTCGGCGCCGAGGGCACGGAGGAGGTGCCCGCGGGTTCGACCGTGGTGGTCGTCGTCGACATCCTGGCCGGTATGTGA
- a CDS encoding FKBP-type peptidyl-prolyl cis-trans isomerase — translation MRRTTRFTAVCVTLTAVLLTGCGGEDGAAGSSPAASALPSIDAAADTAALATVEQTAEPGTAPVLGFTAPLRVTGPVARVMQPGAGEVIEVNRAVVADVVTVNGSDGTEEGNTYDGSPQILMTDEANMPGALLDVLVGAQVGARLLLASPVAEDETTLWAFEIESVLDVPVQAEGTEARLQPGLPVVDHADSATTDVRMPVIVPADGPPPEELVVQPLLIGAGQPVTADSSLVVQVAGSLWDGTQFQNTWEEGAGKPIVLSGAIEGWRQGLLGQTIGSRVMLVVPPELAWGDDGRGDLIPAGSTLVYVIDILAGI, via the coding sequence ATGCGCCGAACCACCCGTTTCACCGCCGTCTGCGTGACCCTGACCGCCGTCCTGCTCACCGGGTGCGGCGGGGAGGACGGTGCAGCCGGCTCGTCTCCTGCCGCGTCCGCGCTCCCGTCGATCGACGCGGCCGCGGACACCGCGGCGCTGGCCACGGTGGAACAGACGGCGGAACCGGGCACCGCGCCCGTCCTGGGCTTCACCGCGCCCCTGCGCGTGACCGGGCCGGTCGCCCGCGTCATGCAACCGGGCGCGGGCGAGGTCATCGAGGTGAATCGCGCCGTGGTGGCCGACGTCGTGACCGTCAACGGCTCCGACGGGACCGAGGAGGGCAACACCTATGACGGCTCGCCGCAGATCCTGATGACCGACGAGGCCAACATGCCGGGGGCCCTGCTGGACGTGCTGGTCGGCGCCCAGGTGGGTGCCCGGCTCCTCCTGGCCTCGCCGGTGGCCGAGGACGAGACCACGCTGTGGGCGTTCGAGATCGAGTCCGTGCTCGACGTACCCGTCCAGGCCGAGGGCACCGAGGCGAGACTGCAACCCGGACTGCCGGTCGTCGACCATGCCGACAGCGCCACGACCGACGTCCGCATGCCGGTGATCGTTCCCGCCGACGGCCCGCCGCCGGAGGAGCTGGTCGTCCAGCCCCTGCTCATCGGCGCCGGCCAGCCGGTCACGGCGGACTCCAGCCTGGTCGTCCAGGTCGCCGGGTCGCTCTGGGACGGCACCCAGTTCCAGAACACCTGGGAGGAGGGCGCCGGGAAGCCCATCGTCCTCAGCGGAGCCATCGAGGGCTGGCGGCAGGGGCTCCTGGGCCAGACCATCGGCAGCCGGGTGATGTTGGTGGTTCCGCCCGAGCTGGCGTGGGGTGATGATGGCCGCGGCGACCTCATCCCCGCCGGTTCGACGCTGGTGTACGTCATCGACATCCTGGCCGGAATCTAG
- a CDS encoding COG1361 family protein, translating to MRRRRELTPVLGLGVGLAVVLTLTAGPSAASASGDGEGGAAQAADDTFRPGWELKYRELFDEEDLDINMDEIPWKLDNYENVYDTISDDDGDAYWGEMGMGFGQAIRSFRTWEKTKEIGEDNWITVALTGRQQDLTSGKNQPERPGVFHVIEQPETGNIVAELRSDDPTAGAMIRNTDPMPAEYRMEYTVTRYEMGGERYDPETGEWSAWTEHPGFEYGDDGEYSIEPGTPRWNGFTLTDALGRENCKNQYPWPDSQTNAYTTPQCGVGNWNPLNYGGAGYNGLHALTVTDVQNPMPRNLHFWHYHRKVLMDQFATDPDRINNGAVCNSETGVLTRMQETHRNGVNPWVSGRMNGFNSAGGYYEVGRMAGQSQRFFSDCNNSVPDPDHPGRMIYEDTTTNAPRAMAQSDPRFFPYIPYTFAVERSELGYTLEWSGMFQDVGWHTYRYYRPFILNNNPVWRYNAYPGDHYDGRYNGYARSTTSQFQPDGTRAPSSTKRTWPDMWHANSAYPDFVMMGIEYTNSTEGWLQFDDVRLYEPADNRPPVSITAKANVDNWHGTQPQLDIEVINLEETVPNVDVTVTTDYGTQTFTDVRPDAHPNARFKVNGPIPDGVAHVTATKGDQTYSLEVPYEGIDSLELTTEVSGRCFADRARMDYRVTNTDDVAAEDVTVTTPQGTRTFDSIAPGATVNVSIGTRLDTVPEGTYTVAATAGGDPVEYPFTKDVEYQYTAAPFACDD from the coding sequence GTGCGAAGAAGACGTGAACTGACCCCGGTGCTGGGGCTGGGGGTGGGTCTGGCGGTCGTGCTGACCCTGACCGCCGGCCCGTCAGCGGCGTCGGCCAGTGGGGACGGCGAGGGCGGTGCGGCACAAGCGGCCGACGACACCTTCCGGCCCGGCTGGGAGTTGAAGTACCGCGAGCTGTTCGACGAAGAGGATCTCGACATCAACATGGACGAGATTCCTTGGAAGCTCGACAACTACGAGAACGTCTACGACACGATCAGCGACGACGACGGCGACGCCTACTGGGGCGAGATGGGCATGGGCTTCGGCCAGGCCATCAGATCGTTCCGGACCTGGGAGAAGACCAAGGAGATCGGCGAGGACAACTGGATCACCGTCGCGCTGACCGGCCGCCAGCAGGATCTGACCTCGGGCAAGAACCAGCCCGAGCGGCCGGGCGTCTTCCACGTCATCGAGCAGCCGGAGACGGGCAACATCGTCGCCGAGCTGAGGTCCGACGACCCCACCGCCGGCGCCATGATCCGCAACACCGACCCGATGCCCGCGGAATACCGCATGGAGTACACGGTCACCCGCTATGAGATGGGTGGCGAGCGGTACGACCCGGAGACCGGGGAATGGTCGGCCTGGACCGAGCACCCCGGATTCGAGTACGGCGACGACGGCGAATACAGCATCGAGCCGGGCACCCCGCGGTGGAACGGTTTCACGCTGACCGACGCGCTGGGCCGGGAGAACTGCAAGAACCAGTACCCGTGGCCCGACAGCCAGACCAACGCGTACACCACCCCGCAGTGCGGTGTAGGCAACTGGAACCCGCTCAATTACGGGGGTGCCGGCTACAACGGTCTGCACGCGCTGACGGTCACCGACGTCCAGAACCCGATGCCGCGCAACCTGCACTTCTGGCACTATCACCGCAAGGTGCTGATGGACCAGTTCGCCACTGATCCGGACCGCATCAACAACGGCGCGGTCTGCAACTCCGAGACCGGCGTTCTGACCCGCATGCAGGAAACCCACCGCAACGGCGTCAACCCGTGGGTCAGCGGTCGCATGAACGGCTTCAACAGCGCCGGGGGCTACTACGAGGTCGGCCGAATGGCCGGGCAGTCCCAGCGATTCTTCTCCGACTGCAACAACTCCGTGCCGGACCCGGATCACCCCGGCCGCATGATCTACGAAGACACCACCACCAACGCGCCGCGCGCCATGGCGCAGTCCGACCCGCGGTTCTTCCCGTACATTCCGTACACCTTCGCGGTCGAGCGCTCCGAACTGGGTTACACCCTCGAGTGGAGCGGCATGTTCCAGGACGTGGGCTGGCACACCTACCGCTACTACCGTCCGTTCATCCTGAACAACAACCCGGTCTGGCGTTACAACGCCTACCCGGGCGACCACTACGACGGCCGCTACAACGGCTATGCCCGGTCGACGACCAGTCAGTTCCAGCCCGACGGTACGCGGGCGCCGAGTTCGACCAAGCGCACCTGGCCGGACATGTGGCATGCCAACTCGGCCTACCCGGACTTCGTGATGATGGGCATCGAGTACACCAACTCGACCGAGGGCTGGCTGCAGTTCGACGACGTCCGCCTGTACGAGCCCGCCGACAACCGGCCGCCGGTGTCCATCACGGCCAAGGCCAACGTCGACAACTGGCACGGCACGCAGCCGCAGTTGGACATCGAGGTGATCAACCTCGAGGAGACGGTTCCGAACGTCGACGTCACCGTGACGACCGATTACGGCACCCAGACGTTCACGGACGTTCGTCCCGACGCCCATCCGAACGCCAGATTCAAGGTCAACGGCCCGATTCCCGACGGCGTGGCGCACGTGACCGCGACCAAGGGCGACCAGACCTATTCGCTCGAGGTGCCCTACGAGGGCATCGACTCACTCGAGCTGACGACCGAGGTGTCGGGCAGATGCTTCGCCGACCGCGCGCGGATGGATTATCGGGTGACCAACACCGATGACGTCGCGGCCGAGGACGTCACCGTCACCACCCCGCAGGGCACGAGGACGTTCGACTCCATCGCGCCCGGCGCCACGGTGAACGTCTCCATCGGGACCCGTCTCGACACGGTTCCGGAAGGGACGTACACGGTCGCGGCCACCGCCGGCGGTGATCCGGTCGAGTATCCGTTCACGAAGGACGTGGAGTACCAGTACACGGCTGCTCCATTCGCCTGCGACGACTAG
- a CDS encoding substrate-binding domain-containing protein: MTVIALGLGGCQAADQPAETAGSPDPASLSSAAPSVDAFQADGFTIGIANYSLATPYLAALNTAMEDRAAEVGVTAISTDAGGDPAQLAADVTDLLAQEVDGIIVSGGDLVNAPGVSLAMKDSQVSLVFVDRLFDSGFYNAWIGPDYSTIAWDSCDYIGSALGGRGKVATIKGGPASHPIGLLLAESFGECFAQTLPEMSLVESGELGDWTEAGGERVMNSLLAEHGDLVAVFCQNDAMCLGAQKAAADAGRTDEMIFVGVGGTPEAFEAIMAGSNFNATSLVDPDEIGEQGVNLMVTIFRREDFARNSFVPSPLVRPGNAAEYQE, encoded by the coding sequence GTGACGGTGATCGCACTTGGCCTCGGCGGCTGTCAGGCGGCCGACCAGCCTGCGGAGACGGCGGGGTCGCCGGACCCGGCGAGCCTCTCCTCGGCCGCCCCTTCGGTCGATGCCTTCCAGGCCGACGGCTTCACGATCGGCATCGCCAACTACTCGCTGGCGACCCCCTACCTGGCTGCCTTGAACACGGCCATGGAGGACCGGGCGGCCGAGGTCGGCGTCACCGCCATCAGCACGGACGCCGGCGGCGATCCCGCTCAGCTCGCCGCCGACGTCACCGACCTGCTGGCTCAGGAGGTCGACGGCATCATCGTCTCGGGCGGCGATCTGGTCAACGCACCCGGCGTGTCCTTGGCGATGAAGGACTCCCAGGTGTCGCTCGTCTTCGTGGACAGGCTCTTCGACTCCGGCTTCTACAACGCGTGGATCGGGCCGGACTACTCGACGATCGCCTGGGATTCGTGCGACTACATCGGCAGCGCCCTGGGTGGACGGGGCAAGGTCGCCACCATCAAGGGTGGCCCGGCCAGTCACCCGATCGGGCTCCTCCTGGCCGAGAGTTTCGGGGAGTGCTTCGCGCAGACCTTGCCCGAGATGTCGCTGGTCGAATCCGGCGAGCTCGGCGACTGGACCGAAGCCGGCGGTGAGCGCGTCATGAACTCACTCCTGGCCGAGCACGGGGACCTCGTGGCCGTGTTCTGTCAGAACGATGCGATGTGTCTCGGGGCGCAGAAGGCTGCCGCCGATGCGGGACGTACTGACGAGATGATCTTCGTCGGCGTGGGCGGAACTCCCGAGGCATTCGAGGCCATCATGGCCGGCTCCAATTTCAATGCCACGTCCCTGGTCGACCCGGATGAGATCGGCGAGCAGGGCGTCAACCTCATGGTGACCATCTTCCGGCGAGAAGACTTCGCCCGAAATTCCTTCGTGCCATCTCCGCTGGTCCGGCCGGGAAATGCGGCCGAGTACCAGGAATAG